From one Treponema denticola genomic stretch:
- a CDS encoding ABC transporter ATP-binding protein, which translates to MSNTVIKIEHLSKMYKLGVINNGALFRDIQSWWALKKGKEDPHGKIGADKYEVSNTEFWALKDLTFDIKQGDRVGIIGKNGAGKSTLLKVLSRITTPTEGTVKIRGKVSSLLEVGTGFHGELTGRENIYLNGAILGMKKREIDRKLDEIIDFSGIEKHIDTPVKRYSSGMYVRLAFAVAAHLDSDILIADEVLAVGDAEFQKKAIGKMSDLSTSRGRTVLFVSHNMAAVKALCNKGVILEKGRLKFQGNSIDKVLDIYSGRAESQVPILKWENAGSIENIYFTPNSISIVDNTGKVINDSLDYESSYKVLLEADIKEILPNIDFWILVYRDNVCLFALKGENYDLHTGVNVFEFYIYPRMLPPGTYDISLSLSIKNTMWIVNPDEHGVAIYFSVASRNSDIWKSKQIK; encoded by the coding sequence ATGTCAAATACTGTAATAAAGATAGAACATCTTTCTAAGATGTATAAACTTGGAGTAATAAACAATGGTGCTCTTTTTAGAGACATTCAGAGCTGGTGGGCTTTAAAAAAAGGAAAAGAAGACCCTCATGGAAAAATAGGGGCTGATAAGTATGAAGTCTCCAATACCGAATTTTGGGCATTAAAAGATTTAACTTTTGATATTAAGCAAGGGGACAGGGTCGGTATAATCGGCAAAAACGGAGCCGGTAAATCAACTCTTTTAAAAGTTCTTTCCCGTATTACGACACCTACTGAAGGGACTGTAAAAATAAGAGGAAAGGTTTCAAGCTTACTGGAAGTAGGTACGGGGTTTCATGGTGAACTTACCGGACGGGAAAATATTTATTTAAACGGAGCAATCCTTGGCATGAAAAAACGGGAGATTGACCGTAAACTTGATGAGATTATAGATTTTTCAGGTATTGAAAAGCACATAGATACGCCGGTAAAACGGTATTCAAGCGGGATGTATGTCCGCCTTGCTTTTGCGGTTGCTGCTCATTTGGATAGCGATATTTTGATAGCTGATGAAGTGCTGGCAGTCGGAGATGCAGAGTTTCAAAAGAAGGCTATTGGGAAGATGAGTGATTTATCTACTTCACGTGGGCGTACAGTATTGTTTGTAAGCCATAATATGGCAGCGGTAAAAGCGCTTTGTAATAAGGGAGTCATTCTTGAGAAGGGGAGATTGAAGTTTCAAGGGAATAGTATTGATAAAGTTTTGGATATATATAGTGGCAGAGCTGAAAGCCAAGTACCTATATTAAAGTGGGAGAATGCTGGATCTATAGAAAATATATATTTTACCCCTAATAGTATTAGTATTGTAGATAATACAGGTAAAGTAATTAATGATTCACTTGATTATGAATCGTCATATAAAGTTTTGCTTGAAGCGGATATAAAAGAGATTCTGCCAAACATAGATTTTTGGATATTGGTTTATAGAGATAATGTTTGTCTTTTTGCATTGAAAGGTGAAAATTATGATTTGCATACTGGTGTGAATGTCTTTGAATTTTATATCTATCCTAGAATGTTGCCTCCTGGTACTTATGATATAAGCTTAAGTTTATCTATTAAGAATACTATGTGGATTGTTAATCCTGATGAGCATGGTGTTGCTATATATTTTTCTGTTGCTTCAAGAAATTCAGATATATGGAAGAGTAAACAAATAAAATGA
- a CDS encoding dTDP-4-dehydrorhamnose 3,5-epimerase family protein: MIEKKETPIEGLFILTNNIFSDCRGSFKKLFTQEEFKTLNLDFDFKEIYYSINKKNVIRGMHFQIPPHDHIKMVYVIQGEITDVCLDIRENSKTYGKWFSVELSGKDDCYLYIPKGIAHGFASREDMSIVHYVQTSCYSKEHDCGIHYKSFGFDWNIAEPIISERDASFPDIHYYKGVF, translated from the coding sequence ATGATAGAAAAAAAAGAAACTCCCATTGAAGGGCTTTTTATACTTACAAATAATATATTTTCAGATTGTAGAGGCTCTTTTAAGAAACTTTTCACGCAAGAAGAATTTAAAACTCTGAATCTTGACTTTGATTTTAAAGAAATATATTATTCAATAAATAAAAAAAATGTAATACGAGGTATGCATTTCCAAATTCCTCCTCATGATCATATTAAGATGGTATATGTAATACAGGGAGAAATTACTGACGTCTGTTTGGATATAAGAGAGAATTCAAAAACATATGGGAAATGGTTTTCAGTAGAACTATCAGGAAAAGATGATTGTTATCTTTATATTCCAAAAGGAATAGCTCACGGTTTTGCTTCAAGGGAAGATATGTCTATTGTTCATTATGTACAGACAAGTTGTTACTCAAAGGAACATGACTGCGGTATACATTATAAATCCTTTGGTTTTGATTGGAATATAGCTGAACCTATTATTTCTGAAAGAGATGCTTCTTTCCCTGATATACATTATTATAAAGGTGTATTTTAG
- a CDS encoding glycosyltransferase: MNKITILMPSYNRGAYINEAVASVLNQKTDFGVKLIITDDCSTDGSIEIIKKLQEKHPEKIEILLSEKNERLLANILKAQVKVETEYFSVLDPDDYYTDEFFLQKAVDYLEKHEDFTIYSSNCMMVYENKTEKPFIENNVKEAIFDFNDLLQDKPIITQTAGSIFRNAVYNNGIPQIIKESIGTPSETSFRDDTCRYIIHLYKGKAFFRNEVVAVYRIHKDGIWTKANQFQRNLFSVQAYYDFFRYFNYTHADYFIHRSLFYVKECFTELEKAIDKRKFTQTIEQSDMVRLFNIIVEDEKYFKKATDDNSRLHIKKSSTLRKIIKYILPYGFVRLIQKIRR; encoded by the coding sequence ATGAACAAAATAACCATATTAATGCCTTCTTATAATAGAGGAGCATATATTAATGAAGCAGTTGCATCCGTATTAAACCAAAAAACTGATTTTGGTGTTAAACTTATTATAACGGACGATTGTTCGACAGACGGATCTATTGAAATAATAAAAAAACTGCAAGAAAAACATCCCGAAAAAATTGAAATATTGTTATCTGAAAAAAACGAACGGCTTCTTGCTAACATTCTTAAAGCTCAGGTTAAGGTTGAAACCGAATACTTTTCTGTGCTCGATCCGGACGATTATTATACTGATGAGTTTTTTTTACAAAAAGCAGTTGACTATCTTGAAAAACATGAAGATTTTACTATTTATAGTTCAAACTGTATGATGGTGTATGAAAACAAAACCGAAAAACCGTTTATTGAAAATAATGTAAAAGAAGCTATATTTGATTTTAATGATTTACTCCAAGATAAACCTATTATAACCCAAACTGCCGGAAGTATATTTAGAAATGCTGTGTATAATAATGGTATACCTCAGATAATAAAAGAATCTATAGGTACGCCAAGTGAAACATCATTTAGAGATGATACATGTAGGTATATAATTCATTTATATAAAGGAAAAGCCTTTTTTAGAAATGAGGTTGTTGCCGTATATAGAATACATAAAGATGGGATATGGACGAAAGCTAATCAATTTCAACGCAATTTATTTTCAGTACAGGCTTATTATGATTTTTTCCGATACTTCAATTATACTCATGCAGATTATTTTATACATCGTTCTTTATTTTATGTAAAAGAATGTTTTACAGAATTAGAAAAGGCAATCGATAAAAGAAAATTTACACAAACAATCGAACAATCAGATATGGTGCGATTATTTAATATAATAGTTGAAGATGAAAAATACTTTAAAAAAGCTACTGATGATAATAGCAGACTGCATATAAAAAAATCTTCAACATTAAGAAAAATAATAAAGTATATTTTACCTTACGGTTTTGTGCGTCTGATTCAAAAAATAAGGAGATAA
- a CDS encoding sulfotransferase family protein, which yields MTLSPPPIIIGTSSFAASGGSALTNILEEFSAFSVLKGGAQFECKFFTENIFALEMALRIGAGIDKAAKTFLHHALQTSKDIDYKNNFGPEFLNYTFEYIDSVTENYLGAVHKDYDYVFLDPAERAIFSKAQKLYNYKYGKRSYEAYEPYHWEPSYIPFGKVYYGNFPNDFYDKTQKYIEKIFSPLYVENKRYILVDALYTATSTTSNEIKYYKNSKALIANRDPRDLYVINKEIYGEWYMPTWNVEAWIKYYKNRRQSIKPQKENNKDNILHLQFEELIYNYEESLAKIKEFLNLKDSEHTKKGQIFIPEKSQTNTQVFRKYPQYLKDIEKIEKELPEFCYPYSETQIRHFLPEEIKGEHRETLEDIRKTVCIFQKTGKLPFPNKKGAFLFSKLGNRMENFKYRKTLFSKIKGIIKLLLFFPYYLADFYKQLKFLNEYQAKNKDKVVEFK from the coding sequence ATGACTCTTTCCCCCCCCCCAATAATTATAGGTACATCCAGTTTTGCGGCAAGCGGTGGTTCAGCTCTTACGAATATTTTAGAGGAATTTTCTGCCTTTTCGGTTCTTAAGGGCGGAGCACAATTTGAATGTAAATTTTTTACCGAAAATATATTTGCTTTGGAAATGGCTTTAAGGATTGGTGCTGGTATAGATAAAGCCGCAAAGACGTTTTTACACCACGCACTACAAACTTCAAAAGATATTGATTATAAAAATAATTTCGGACCTGAATTTTTAAATTATACATTCGAATATATCGATTCTGTTACGGAAAATTATCTAGGTGCTGTTCATAAAGATTATGACTATGTCTTTCTTGATCCGGCTGAACGTGCGATATTCTCGAAAGCACAAAAGCTTTATAATTATAAATACGGTAAACGCTCTTACGAAGCCTATGAACCGTACCATTGGGAGCCTTCTTATATTCCATTTGGAAAAGTATATTACGGTAATTTCCCGAACGATTTTTATGATAAAACACAAAAATATATAGAAAAAATATTTTCGCCTCTTTATGTTGAAAATAAAAGATATATTTTAGTTGATGCTCTTTATACTGCTACTTCTACAACCTCAAATGAGATCAAATATTACAAGAATTCGAAGGCTTTAATTGCCAACAGAGATCCACGTGATTTATATGTTATAAACAAGGAAATATACGGAGAATGGTATATGCCAACATGGAATGTAGAAGCTTGGATTAAATATTATAAAAACAGACGGCAAAGTATTAAACCCCAAAAGGAAAACAATAAAGATAATATCTTGCATCTTCAATTTGAAGAGCTTATTTACAATTATGAAGAAAGTTTAGCAAAAATTAAAGAGTTTTTAAACTTAAAAGATTCGGAGCATACAAAAAAAGGACAAATCTTTATTCCGGAAAAATCACAAACTAATACACAAGTTTTTAGAAAGTATCCGCAGTATTTAAAAGATATTGAAAAAATAGAGAAGGAATTGCCAGAATTCTGTTATCCTTACTCCGAAACACAAATACGCCATTTTCTTCCCGAAGAAATAAAAGGTGAACACCGAGAAACTCTGGAAGATATACGTAAAACCGTTTGTATTTTTCAAAAAACCGGAAAATTGCCGTTTCCAAATAAAAAAGGAGCTTTTTTATTCTCTAAATTAGGGAATAGAATGGAAAATTTTAAATATAGAAAAACGTTATTTTCAAAGATAAAAGGCATAATAAAGTTGCTACTGTTTTTTCCATATTACCTGGCAGATTTTTATAAGCAACTTAAGTTTCTTAATGAATATCAAGCCAAAAACAAAGATAAGGTTGTGGAATTTAAATAA
- the rfbF gene encoding glucose-1-phosphate cytidylyltransferase, translated as MKTIILAGGLGTRLSEETDLKPKPMVEIGGKPILWHIMKIYSHYGYNDFIICCGYKSYYIKDYFYHYYMHSSDITVDLVSNDVTYHDSDSEPWKITLVDTGLNTMTGGRIKRVQKYIGNEPFLLTYGDGVGNINIPELLDFHKRNKKLVTLTAVLPDGKFGALSLNSTDDITEFREKPAGDGSWINGGFFVCQPEVFDYIKKGDSTIFEREPLEGLARDNQLKAYKHTGFWKPMDTLKQKMELNALWDSDNPPWKVWK; from the coding sequence ATGAAAACAATAATTTTAGCGGGCGGACTGGGTACACGCCTTTCGGAAGAAACCGATTTAAAGCCTAAGCCTATGGTAGAGATAGGAGGAAAACCTATTCTTTGGCATATAATGAAGATATATTCTCATTATGGATATAATGATTTTATAATTTGTTGCGGATATAAGTCTTATTATATAAAGGATTATTTTTATCACTACTATATGCACTCAAGCGATATTACAGTAGATTTGGTTTCTAATGATGTTACCTATCACGATTCAGACTCGGAACCATGGAAAATTACATTGGTTGATACAGGTCTTAATACTATGACCGGAGGAAGAATCAAACGAGTTCAAAAATATATCGGTAATGAACCCTTTCTGCTGACATACGGGGATGGTGTAGGAAATATAAATATACCTGAATTGTTGGACTTTCATAAAAGAAATAAAAAGTTGGTAACCCTTACTGCTGTATTGCCTGACGGTAAGTTTGGTGCTTTAAGTTTAAATAGTACTGACGATATAACCGAATTTAGGGAAAAACCTGCAGGTGACGGCAGTTGGATAAACGGAGGATTTTTTGTTTGCCAACCTGAAGTCTTTGACTATATTAAAAAAGGAGATTCGACCATTTTTGAGAGAGAACCATTGGAGGGGCTTGCTCGGGATAACCAATTAAAGGCTTATAAGCATACAGGTTTTTGGAAACCTATGGATACGTTAAAACAAAAAATGGAATTAAATGCTTTGTGGGATTCCGATAATCCGCCTTGGAAGGTTTGGAAGTAG
- a CDS encoding NAD-dependent epimerase/dehydratase family protein — translation MKILCTGATGFIGSNLVPALLTQRHTVAVLKRKTSGLKHLENYKGSITTYDYSTYSDIYEVLQESKPDLLIHLATLYINKHTEDDVQLILDSNICFGMHILEAMKRSGVSKILNFGTRWQHINNELYNPANLYAATKQAFYDILRWYNKDGIMSKTLELCDTFGPNDIRKKIVNLLVEACKNKKMIDLSPGEQILDITYVDSLVEYIIANIENDIFFDNAVIQIAGSEIKLKDLGNIIEDACGVRGFFNWGKICYRENEIMKPPLCNSIKKKYLTADADIKNSIIHTFLE, via the coding sequence ATGAAAATATTGTGTACGGGTGCAACAGGTTTTATCGGTTCAAATCTTGTCCCTGCTCTTTTAACTCAAAGACATACTGTTGCTGTTTTAAAAAGAAAGACATCAGGTTTAAAACATCTTGAAAATTATAAAGGGAGTATTACTACTTATGATTATTCAACCTATTCCGATATATATGAAGTTTTACAAGAAAGTAAACCTGATTTGCTAATTCATTTGGCAACTTTATACATAAACAAACATACTGAAGACGATGTACAGCTTATTTTGGATTCAAATATATGTTTTGGAATGCATATTTTGGAAGCTATGAAAAGAAGCGGAGTATCTAAGATACTAAATTTCGGTACACGTTGGCAGCATATTAATAACGAATTATATAATCCTGCTAATTTGTATGCAGCAACAAAGCAGGCTTTTTACGATATTCTTCGTTGGTATAATAAAGACGGTATTATGTCAAAAACACTTGAGTTATGTGATACGTTTGGTCCGAATGATATACGTAAGAAAATAGTTAATTTACTTGTTGAAGCATGTAAAAATAAAAAAATGATAGATCTTTCTCCTGGTGAACAAATTTTGGATATTACCTATGTTGATAGCTTGGTAGAATATATTATCGCCAATATAGAAAATGATATTTTTTTTGATAATGCAGTAATCCAGATTGCGGGCTCAGAAATTAAATTAAAAGATTTAGGTAATATTATTGAAGATGCTTGCGGGGTAAGAGGTTTTTTTAATTGGGGTAAAATATGTTACCGTGAAAATGAAATAATGAAACCGCCTTTATGTAACAGCATCAAAAAAAAATACTTGACGGCAGATGCCGATATAAAGAATAGTATTATACATACATTTTTAGAATAA
- the rfbH gene encoding lipopolysaccharide biosynthesis protein RfbH has protein sequence MFENMTKDEANNFILNTVKDYYGKYMQKPEYKDGDRIPYASRVFDEKEMINLVDSALEFWLTSGRYTEIFEKKLAEYLNVKHCSLVNSGSSANLLAFMALTSPLLGKRQIKRGDEVITVACGFPTTVTPVLQYGAVPVFVDVTIPQYNIDVSALEAALLPKTKAVMIAHTLGNPFDLKAVKEFCTKNNLWLIEDNCDALGSTYTIDGSTQFTGTWGDIGTSSFYPPHHMTMGEGGAVYTSNPLLHKIIRSMRDWGRDCVCASGQDNRCGHRFDKQYGQLPLGYDHKYVYSHLGYNLKATDMQAAIGCAQLEKFPSFVKKRRHNWQYLKDNLLDLKDKLILPEPIESSNPSWFGFMITCKTNEERNKIVEKLETEKIQTRALFAGNLIRHPCFDQIRNTDEYRVVGSLENTDKIMNNSFWIGVYPGMTKDMLDKMVQVIKSII, from the coding sequence ATGTTTGAAAACATGACAAAGGATGAGGCTAATAATTTTATACTCAATACTGTAAAAGATTACTACGGCAAGTATATGCAAAAACCTGAATACAAAGATGGCGATCGTATTCCTTATGCAAGCCGTGTCTTTGATGAAAAAGAAATGATTAATCTTGTTGATAGTGCTTTGGAATTTTGGCTTACATCTGGAAGATATACGGAAATATTTGAAAAAAAATTGGCCGAGTATTTAAATGTTAAACATTGCTCTTTGGTTAATTCCGGATCTTCTGCGAATCTGCTTGCCTTTATGGCCTTAACCTCTCCTTTGCTAGGTAAGAGGCAAATAAAACGAGGTGATGAAGTTATTACCGTAGCTTGCGGTTTTCCGACAACAGTTACTCCAGTCCTGCAATACGGAGCTGTTCCTGTTTTTGTAGATGTTACAATACCGCAATATAATATTGATGTAAGTGCGTTGGAAGCAGCTCTTTTGCCCAAGACAAAGGCTGTTATGATTGCCCACACTCTTGGTAATCCTTTTGATTTAAAGGCTGTCAAAGAATTTTGTACGAAAAATAATCTTTGGCTCATTGAAGACAACTGCGATGCATTAGGTTCTACTTATACAATAGACGGGTCAACTCAATTTACCGGAACATGGGGAGATATAGGAACCAGCAGTTTTTATCCGCCTCATCACATGACGATGGGAGAGGGCGGGGCTGTTTATACCTCAAACCCTTTGCTTCATAAGATAATTCGTTCAATGCGGGATTGGGGAAGAGATTGTGTATGTGCTTCGGGGCAGGATAATCGTTGCGGCCATCGTTTTGATAAACAATATGGACAGCTTCCTTTAGGATATGATCATAAATATGTATACAGCCATTTAGGTTATAATTTAAAAGCAACCGATATGCAGGCTGCAATAGGTTGTGCTCAGCTTGAAAAATTTCCGTCTTTTGTAAAAAAACGCCGTCATAATTGGCAGTATTTAAAAGATAATTTATTAGACTTAAAAGATAAACTGATTTTACCCGAGCCGATAGAATCTTCAAATCCAAGTTGGTTCGGTTTTATGATAACATGTAAAACAAATGAAGAGCGGAATAAGATTGTTGAAAAATTAGAAACCGAAAAAATACAAACGCGTGCACTGTTTGCCGGAAACTTGATAAGGCATCCATGTTTTGATCAGATACGTAACACCGATGAATACCGTGTCGTAGGTAGCCTTGAAAATACGGATAAGATTATGAACAACAGCTTTTGGATTGGTGTATATCCGGGTATGACAAAAGACATGCTTGATAAGATGGTGCAGGTGATAAAGTCGATTATATAA
- a CDS encoding glycosyltransferase family 2 protein translates to MKNEIVPRYSIILPVKNVRPYIESAVSSVLSQNYSDYELIISDNQSDDGTTEYVDTINHKNVKIFHVPRPFTIAEHFDWAQSHAVGTWQMYLGGDDAIQPYFFTLADKLTAIAESKKIYAISSRRGYYFWNGCQEQHGDVCVSYFAEDKYKILSAKKEMYKALCGKLPCGYFDLPQMYTTSLFHKSMIDEIRQKRKGFFLHSYTIQDATLAAISILFSEKILRSEIPLGWVGTSPKTAFREETWSNNFKLRPESGDFTIKSLELYLLDSLLTIMEAIPSLKVEKLFSSFFKVKMFSSILANIKYAKEPNKYDALLKVIKVNNCNITVVKLYSKISVIYIKILNFIRCILFFPWRCARYILKRIPFTKKYFITKASIKSDINLCVSWNDDPNMTMQKASRMVMDLINKNINFEDLKM, encoded by the coding sequence ATGAAAAATGAAATTGTACCAAGGTATTCAATTATATTACCGGTAAAAAATGTAAGGCCTTATATTGAGTCAGCCGTTAGTTCTGTTTTATCACAAAATTATTCAGATTATGAATTAATTATAAGTGATAATCAATCCGATGATGGTACTACTGAATATGTAGATACAATCAACCATAAAAATGTAAAAATATTTCACGTGCCTCGCCCTTTTACTATCGCCGAACATTTTGATTGGGCTCAATCTCATGCTGTAGGAACATGGCAGATGTATTTAGGGGGAGACGATGCCATTCAACCATATTTTTTTACTTTAGCTGATAAACTCACTGCAATTGCTGAATCAAAGAAAATATATGCTATTTCAAGTAGGCGTGGATATTATTTTTGGAATGGTTGTCAAGAACAACATGGAGATGTATGTGTGTCTTATTTTGCAGAGGATAAATATAAAATATTATCTGCAAAAAAAGAGATGTATAAGGCATTATGTGGAAAGTTACCCTGTGGATATTTTGATTTACCTCAAATGTATACCACATCCCTTTTTCATAAATCAATGATAGATGAGATAAGACAAAAACGGAAAGGTTTCTTTCTACATTCATATACAATTCAAGATGCTACCCTTGCTGCTATATCTATCTTATTTTCAGAAAAGATTCTACGTTCAGAAATTCCTTTAGGTTGGGTTGGTACCTCACCTAAGACAGCTTTCAGAGAGGAAACATGGAGTAATAATTTTAAATTGCGGCCTGAATCAGGAGATTTTACTATAAAGTCTCTGGAATTGTATTTATTGGATTCCTTATTGACTATTATGGAAGCTATTCCAAGCTTAAAGGTAGAAAAACTTTTTTCTTCTTTTTTTAAAGTTAAAATGTTTTCATCTATACTTGCAAATATTAAATATGCAAAAGAACCAAATAAATATGATGCTTTGTTAAAAGTAATAAAAGTAAATAATTGTAATATAACAGTTGTTAAATTATATAGTAAAATTTCTGTTATTTATATAAAAATTTTGAATTTCATAAGATGTATACTTTTTTTTCCTTGGCGTTGTGCCAGATATATTTTAAAACGCATTCCTTTTACTAAAAAATACTTTATAACTAAAGCTTCAATAAAAAGCGATATTAACCTATGTGTTTCTTGGAATGATGATCCCAATATGACAATGCAAAAAGCATCAAGAATGGTTATGGATTTGATAAATAAAAACATAAATTTTGAGGATCTTAAAATGTAA
- the rfbG gene encoding CDP-glucose 4,6-dehydratase — translation MLNFYKNKCIFITGHTGFKGTWFCRILINAGAKVTGYSLAPPTTPSLYELTETNRNIVSILGDIRDGVKLVESVKAAKPDVIFHLAAQPLVRLSYKEPVETYSTNVMGTVNILEAVRQCNSVKSFVNVTTDKVYENKEWCWGYREDENLCGFDPYSNSKSCSELVTYSYKNSFFTEPDKCAISTARSGNVIGGGDYAEDRIIPDCIRAIKNGETIVLRNPNSTRPYQHVLECLYGYLLLAKAQYGNKKQEGAYNFGPDEESNVTTGELSDIFCKAWGNGAAWKTNAETDAPHEANFLKLDNTKAKNILSWRPHWNIRMAIEKVVEWEKAVINGVSPREITDRQIVEYFKGLTNV, via the coding sequence ATGCTTAATTTTTATAAAAATAAATGTATTTTTATTACAGGCCATACAGGTTTTAAGGGAACATGGTTTTGCCGAATCTTAATTAATGCAGGAGCCAAAGTTACAGGTTACTCTCTTGCGCCTCCAACTACACCTTCTTTATATGAACTAACAGAAACGAATAGGAATATAGTTTCTATTTTAGGAGATATACGTGATGGTGTAAAGTTAGTTGAATCTGTAAAGGCTGCTAAACCGGATGTTATATTTCATCTTGCAGCGCAGCCTTTGGTTCGTCTTTCTTATAAAGAACCTGTTGAAACCTATAGTACGAATGTTATGGGTACCGTAAATATTTTGGAAGCGGTTAGGCAATGTAATTCCGTAAAATCTTTTGTAAATGTTACTACCGATAAGGTATACGAAAATAAAGAATGGTGCTGGGGTTACCGCGAAGATGAAAATCTTTGCGGCTTTGATCCCTATTCAAACAGTAAAAGCTGTAGTGAACTTGTTACCTACAGTTATAAAAATTCTTTCTTTACTGAGCCTGATAAATGTGCAATAAGTACAGCCAGAAGCGGAAATGTTATAGGCGGCGGAGATTATGCCGAAGACAGAATAATACCTGATTGTATCAGAGCTATTAAAAATGGTGAAACAATAGTATTAAGGAATCCGAATTCAACTCGTCCTTATCAGCATGTTCTTGAATGTTTATACGGATACCTGCTTTTAGCAAAAGCACAATATGGAAACAAAAAGCAGGAAGGAGCTTACAATTTTGGTCCTGATGAAGAAAGCAATGTTACAACGGGTGAGCTTTCGGATATTTTTTGTAAAGCTTGGGGAAACGGAGCCGCATGGAAAACTAATGCAGAAACTGATGCTCCGCACGAGGCAAACTTTTTAAAACTTGATAATACAAAAGCAAAAAACATATTAAGTTGGAGACCTCATTGGAATATACGAATGGCTATTGAAAAAGTTGTAGAATGGGAAAAAGCTGTAATAAATGGTGTATCTCCTAGAGAGATAACTGATAGGCAGATAGTGGAATACTTTAAAGGATTAACCAATGTTTGA
- a CDS encoding protoporphyrinogen/coproporphyrinogen oxidase — protein sequence MEAYKNVILGAGFAGIGAAYAAFLNNDFDTVVFEQDKTWGGLCGSFEKYDFIFDKAVHLSFSEIKMVQDIFYKIPHIEHKPEAKNYTDGFWVRHPIQNNCFALPVEERIKIIKSFINRSEKKRNPKNYRDYLVAQFGEYFAQKYPEQYTKKYWAAKPEQLNCAWCGNRLYIPTLDEVLRGAFTDKTPNTYYAKEMRYPEKGAYKTFLANIVDSLDIQYRKKAIKINTDLKHIEFSDGSLCAYQNLISTIPLPELCFMCDSVSDSIKKTASNLQASSICLVSIGFNKIVDIPALWFYVYDEDIPFARAHSPSIKSLANVPNGASSLQCEIYYSKNMPLRYSDKELINKTVQSLANMKIAKERDILFTDLRHIKYANVIFYHNIEKYRKLCYEYILSKGIRTAGRFGNWDYLWSDQSFMSGYNISKELYVQCISS from the coding sequence ATGGAAGCATATAAAAATGTTATTTTAGGTGCCGGTTTTGCAGGAATCGGAGCCGCATATGCCGCATTTTTAAACAATGATTTTGATACGGTTGTATTTGAACAGGATAAAACATGGGGCGGGTTATGTGGTTCATTTGAAAAATATGATTTTATCTTTGATAAAGCTGTTCATCTATCTTTTTCAGAGATAAAAATGGTACAGGATATTTTTTATAAAATACCGCATATAGAACATAAACCCGAGGCAAAAAATTATACCGACGGTTTTTGGGTTCGTCACCCTATTCAAAATAATTGCTTCGCCCTTCCTGTAGAGGAACGAATAAAAATTATAAAGAGTTTTATAAACCGATCTGAAAAAAAACGAAATCCCAAAAACTATCGTGATTATCTTGTTGCGCAATTTGGGGAATATTTTGCACAAAAATATCCTGAACAATATACAAAAAAATACTGGGCAGCAAAGCCTGAACAGTTAAACTGTGCATGGTGTGGGAATCGACTTTATATTCCGACTCTGGATGAGGTATTACGAGGGGCATTTACGGATAAGACTCCAAACACATATTATGCAAAGGAAATGCGTTATCCCGAGAAGGGTGCTTATAAAACTTTTTTGGCGAATATCGTTGACAGTCTGGATATACAATACAGAAAAAAAGCAATAAAAATAAATACGGACTTAAAACACATTGAATTCAGTGATGGTTCACTATGCGCATATCAAAATTTGATCAGTACTATTCCACTGCCTGAATTATGTTTTATGTGTGATTCAGTATCCGACTCAATAAAGAAAACTGCCTCAAATTTACAGGCAAGTTCTATCTGTTTGGTTTCAATAGGCTTTAATAAAATAGTAGATATTCCTGCATTGTGGTTTTATGTATATGATGAAGATATTCCTTTTGCAAGAGCTCATTCTCCAAGTATAAAGTCTCTGGCAAATGTTCCGAATGGAGCAAGTTCCTTGCAATGTGAGATTTACTACAGTAAAAATATGCCTCTTAGGTATTCCGACAAAGAACTCATAAATAAAACCGTGCAGTCACTTGCAAATATGAAAATTGCAAAAGAGCGGGATATTCTTTTTACGGATTTAAGACACATAAAATATGCAAATGTAATTTTTTATCATAATATTGAAAAATATAGAAAATTGTGTTATGAGTATATCTTATCAAAAGGCATTCGTACTGCAGGTAGATTTGGAAATTGGGATTACTTATGGAGTGATCAAAGTTTTATGAGTGGATATAATATTTCTAAGGAGTTATATGTACAATGCATTTCCAGCTAG